From the genome of Candidatus Chlorobium masyuteum:
TTCAGCCGGGATTTAACACGCCATTGAAATTTTCTATGCAGAACAGTACTCATAAGGGAGCGGAGAAGGAGCGCAATGCACAACAGCGCGAAAGCACACTCAATGCTGTTTTTGATGCCGTAGAGGAACCGGCGTTTATTATGGACCGGGAAGGGACCATTTTTGATGCCAATCAGGCTTTTGCCAGAGTATGTCATAAAGAGGTGCATGCGTGCATTAACGTCAATGCGTATGATTTACTTCCGCCTGAACTGGCAGCCGCCCGGCGGATAAAAGTTGAGGAGGTGTTTCGTTCCGGGAGGCGCATGATTTATGAAGATGAGCAGGAGGGCCATTGTTATCGAAATACGTTATACCCGATTGCCGGCCCTGATGGCAGGACGTCGCAGATCTATATTGTTGCGCAGGAGATAACCGATCTGAAGAGATCTGAAAGGGATGCGGAGACGATGCAGACTCTTTTTGGTGCGCTTAAAGAGGCGGTGCCCGGTGCCTTCTATATGCTTGATGCCGAAGGGCATTATGCTGCATGGAATGCTTATCAGCGGGATGTTGTGGTCGGCAGACCGGACGCTGAAATGGTCTCTTTCATTGCTCTGGATACCATTCATCCCGATGACCGCCCTAAGGTCGGAGAGAAAATGGCCAATATCATGAAGAGCGGTGTTGAGGAGAGCGATGAAGTGAGAGTTCTTATCCAGGGCGGTCCCCGGGTCAGATGGTTTCAGTTGTCCGGAAAGAGGATTTTTATCAAGGAGAAGCCTTTTCTTATCGGAGTCGGTACCGACATCACCGAGCACAAGATGAAGGAAGATGAAGCTCTACACAACAGCGAGGAGCGTTTCAGGAAACTGTTTGAAGAGCATTCCGCCGTCCAGCTGGTTTTTGATCCTCTTACAGGCAATATTATTGATGCCAACCATGCAGCCACAGCTTTTTACGGGTGGTCAATTGATGAACTTTGCCGCATGCATATCCGGGAGCTCGATACGCTTCCTGAAGAGGAGTTGAAACGCCTTATGGAGCAGAACCGGTTGTCGGAAAAAAATCAGTTTGCTTTTCAACACCGCAGGGCGGATAGTTCCATTCGCGATGTCGAGGTGTTCAGCTCGAATATCCAGGTTGGTGGCAGGGAGCTGCTCTATGCTATCGTGCATGACGTAACCGAGCGAAAAGAGGCGGAGCGGGAGCTGCAAAAACTGAGCGTTGCCTTGCAGCAAAGTCATGCCATAGTGGTTATTACCGATCTGAAGGGAGATATTGAATATGTTAACCCGGCATTTACCATCTCCTCCGGTTACAGCCAGGAGGAGGTAATCGGCAAGAATCCCCGCATTCTTCAGTCCGGAACCATGCCGCAGCGGGTATATGAAGAGCTCTGGCAAACGATTCTTGCCGGCGGTGTGTGGAAAGGGGAGATGTACAACAGGCGCAAAAACGGAGAGTTTTACTGGGAGTCGGCTGTGATCTCGCCGGTTCTGGATGAAGAGGGTGTTGTCACCAATTTTGTGGCGATCAAGGAGGATATTACTGAAAAGAAAAAATTGTGGAGCGAGTTGATTGCGGCCAAAGAGCATGCGGAGGAGAGTGACCGGCTTAAAACCGCCTTTCTTGCCAATATCAGCCATGAAATACGCACCCCGATGAATGGAATTGTCGGACTTTCAGAGATCCTGAAAGATCCTGATCTGTCAAAAGAGGAGCAGTCGCTCTATATTGATCTCATTGACCAGAGCTGTCAGCGTCTGCTTTTTCTCATCAATGACATCATTGATATTTCCCGGATCGAAGCCGGCAAGACCAACGTGAAGATCGGCAGGACGCCGGTCAACACTACGCTCCGTGATCTCCATGCCTTTTTCAAGCCCCTTGCAGAGCAGAAAGGGTTGCGCTTGAGCTGTACCTCCGGGTTGTCAGACAGTGAAAGTGTGATTGAGACAGACAGCACCAAGCTTACGCAAATTCTGACGAACCTGTTGCAGAATGCCCTGAAATTCACCAAAGAGGGGCATATTGACTTTGGTTATGCCCTCAATAAAAATACGCTTGAGTTTTATATTGCTGATTCCGGTATCGGAATATCGCCTGACATGCAGACGAAGATTTTTGAACGGTTCCGCCAGGCGGACAACTCCCTGACCCGTAACTATGAGGGTGCAGGTCTCGGTCTGAGCATTTCGCAGGCATATATTGAGATGCTTGGAGGCCACATCTCGGTCAAATCTATAGAAGGAAAAGGGAGCGAGTTTCTCTTCACCCTGCCATACAATCCTGCCGGTTTTGTGGAAACTGACGTTCAGCCTGTTGAAGTCAAACCCGACTATGGATCCTTGCCCGGGATGACCATTCTTATTGCTGAAGATGATGCCGTCAGTGGTATTCTGCTTGAGAAAACACTGCAATCCGAAAGCATAACGATCCTTTCCGCCGGCAACGGTCAGGATGCGGTGGAGCTTGTAAAAGCACATCCTGAGATCAGGCTTGTGCTTATGGATATC
Proteins encoded in this window:
- a CDS encoding hybrid sensor histidine kinase/response regulator; its protein translation is MQNSTHKGAEKERNAQQRESTLNAVFDAVEEPAFIMDREGTIFDANQAFARVCHKEVHACINVNAYDLLPPELAAARRIKVEEVFRSGRRMIYEDEQEGHCYRNTLYPIAGPDGRTSQIYIVAQEITDLKRSERDAETMQTLFGALKEAVPGAFYMLDAEGHYAAWNAYQRDVVVGRPDAEMVSFIALDTIHPDDRPKVGEKMANIMKSGVEESDEVRVLIQGGPRVRWFQLSGKRIFIKEKPFLIGVGTDITEHKMKEDEALHNSEERFRKLFEEHSAVQLVFDPLTGNIIDANHAATAFYGWSIDELCRMHIRELDTLPEEELKRLMEQNRLSEKNQFAFQHRRADSSIRDVEVFSSNIQVGGRELLYAIVHDVTERKEAERELQKLSVALQQSHAIVVITDLKGDIEYVNPAFTISSGYSQEEVIGKNPRILQSGTMPQRVYEELWQTILAGGVWKGEMYNRRKNGEFYWESAVISPVLDEEGVVTNFVAIKEDITEKKKLWSELIAAKEHAEESDRLKTAFLANISHEIRTPMNGIVGLSEILKDPDLSKEEQSLYIDLIDQSCQRLLFLINDIIDISRIEAGKTNVKIGRTPVNTTLRDLHAFFKPLAEQKGLRLSCTSGLSDSESVIETDSTKLTQILTNLLQNALKFTKEGHIDFGYALNKNTLEFYIADSGIGISPDMQTKIFERFRQADNSLTRNYEGAGLGLSISQAYIEMLGGHISVKSIEGKGSEFLFTLPYNPAGFVETDVQPVEVKPDYGSLPGMTILIAEDDAVSGILLEKTLQSESITILSAGNGQDAVELVKAHPEIRLVLMDIKMPVMNGFDATRLIKQFRPGLPVIMQSAFTSESERGKAEEAGCNSFITKPVNKERLLEMIHAVLNRQQDKP